One window of the Klebsiella oxytoca genome contains the following:
- the umuD gene encoding translesion error-prone DNA polymerase V autoproteolytic subunit, protein MMFYKPVELRQIVSIPLFSDYVQCGFPSPAQDYIEKRIDLNELCISHPAATYFVMATGMSMVDAGIYEGTLLVVDRGLKAKHGDIIIASVGGEYTVKRLCMHPVMQLLPMNPDFPPIVLHNDGEDLEIFGVVTFSINKLR, encoded by the coding sequence ATGATGTTCTACAAACCGGTTGAATTGCGTCAGATCGTGTCGATCCCGCTATTTAGCGATTATGTGCAATGTGGGTTTCCCAGCCCGGCGCAGGATTACATTGAGAAGAGGATAGACCTCAATGAACTTTGTATCAGCCATCCTGCGGCAACCTATTTTGTCATGGCCACGGGGATGTCGATGGTTGATGCCGGCATTTATGAAGGAACTCTTCTGGTGGTGGATCGCGGCCTGAAAGCGAAGCATGGCGATATCATCATTGCCTCAGTTGGCGGCGAATACACGGTTAAGCGACTGTGTATGCATCCTGTTATGCAGCTTTTGCCGATGAACCCGGATTTTCCGCCAATTGTGCTGCACAACGACGGTGAAGATCTGGAGATTTTTGGGGTCGTCACTTTCAGCATTAACAAGCTTCGCTAA
- the zntB gene encoding zinc transporter ZntB, with protein MDAIKGSELNVPDAVFAWLLDGQGGVKPLDDSDIVDKEHPCWLHLNYTHVDSAEWLASTPLLPNNVRDALSGESTRPRVTRIGDGALITLRCINGSTDERPDQLVAMRLYMDERLIVSTRQRKVLALDDVLGDLREGTGPVDGGGWLVEVCDALTDHSSEFIEQLHDRIIDLEDDLLDQQVPPRGFLALLRKQLIVMRRYMAPQRDVYARLASERLPWMTDDHRRRMQDIAERLGRGLDEIDSCIARTAIMSDEIAQIMQESLSRRTYTMSLMAMVFLPSTFLTGLFGVNLGGIPGNSWHMGFTIFCIMLVVLIGGVTWWLHRSKWL; from the coding sequence GTGGACGCTATTAAGGGATCGGAACTGAACGTACCGGATGCCGTTTTTGCATGGCTGTTAGACGGGCAGGGCGGAGTAAAGCCGCTGGATGATAGCGACATCGTGGATAAAGAACATCCTTGCTGGCTGCATCTCAACTATACCCATGTCGATAGTGCGGAATGGCTGGCATCCACCCCGCTATTGCCCAATAACGTGCGTGATGCGTTGTCCGGAGAAAGCACTCGCCCGCGAGTAACAAGAATTGGCGATGGGGCGTTGATTACGCTGCGCTGCATTAATGGCAGTACCGATGAGCGGCCAGACCAGCTGGTCGCGATGCGTCTGTATATGGATGAGCGCTTAATTGTTTCTACCCGGCAGCGCAAGGTGCTGGCGCTGGATGATGTACTGGGCGATTTACGTGAGGGAACGGGGCCGGTTGACGGCGGCGGCTGGCTGGTGGAGGTTTGTGATGCGCTGACCGACCACTCCAGCGAGTTTATCGAACAGCTTCACGACAGGATTATCGATCTGGAAGATGATTTATTGGATCAGCAGGTGCCGCCGCGCGGCTTTCTGGCGCTGCTGCGTAAACAGCTCATCGTCATGCGCCGATATATGGCGCCACAGCGCGATGTTTATGCAAGACTTGCCAGCGAGCGTTTGCCGTGGATGACGGACGACCATCGGCGACGGATGCAGGATATTGCCGAACGTCTGGGGCGTGGCCTTGATGAGATTGATAGCTGTATCGCTCGCACGGCGATAATGAGCGATGAAATCGCGCAGATTATGCAGGAGTCGCTATCGCGACGAACCTATACCATGTCGCTGATGGCGATGGTTTTTCTACCCAGCACTTTTTTGACCGGCCTGTTCGGCGTTAACCTTGGCGGCATTCCCGGCAACAGCTGGCATATGGGGTTTACTATTTTCTGCATAATGTTAGTCGTTCTCATCGGGGGTGTTACATGGTGGTTGCATCGTAGTAAATGGTTGTAA
- a CDS encoding DeoR/GlpR family DNA-binding transcription regulator, translating to MHKTARQKYLIDILTEKGQVTISELVDKLQVSADTLRRDLSDLEKQGLAQKNHGGAIALNLSLMNRQNRNTLLPDTKQRLGKMVAEKIPCGSTLFLDAGSTVFAVAAQIQGPMTVITTSLDIAQHCSARPDIQLILLGGKWDMQQRLFAGNATVSLLERYRADIAILGACALHADLGLSASQEADAEVKRAMLAASAEHWLVADHMKLNHCEPWLVAGLADIHQLFLDRPWEELKDNGSIQLNIAEA from the coding sequence ATGCATAAAACGGCCAGACAAAAATACCTGATTGATATTCTTACTGAAAAAGGTCAGGTCACCATCAGCGAGCTGGTAGATAAACTGCAGGTTTCTGCGGACACTCTGCGCCGCGACCTTAGCGACCTGGAAAAACAGGGGCTCGCCCAGAAAAACCACGGCGGCGCCATCGCGCTCAATCTCTCGCTCATGAACCGCCAGAACCGGAATACGCTGCTCCCGGATACCAAACAGCGTCTGGGTAAAATGGTGGCGGAAAAGATCCCCTGCGGCTCGACGCTATTTCTTGATGCGGGAAGTACCGTTTTCGCCGTCGCCGCCCAGATACAGGGGCCAATGACGGTGATAACCACCTCTTTAGATATTGCCCAGCACTGCAGCGCACGCCCGGATATTCAACTTATTTTGCTGGGTGGCAAATGGGATATGCAGCAGCGCTTGTTCGCAGGCAACGCCACGGTGTCGCTGCTGGAACGCTATCGGGCGGATATCGCCATTCTCGGCGCCTGCGCGCTCCATGCCGATCTCGGCCTCAGCGCCAGCCAGGAAGCGGACGCTGAGGTCAAGCGGGCCATGCTGGCGGCCAGCGCAGAGCATTGGCTGGTTGCCGATCATATGAAACTGAATCACTGCGAGCCCTGGCTGGTTGCCGGGCTTGCCGATATTCATCAACTCTTTCTCGACCGGCCCTGGGAAGAATTGAAAGATAACGGCTCAATCCAACTCAATATCGCTGAAGCTTAA
- the ttcA gene encoding tRNA 2-thiocytidine(32) synthetase TtcA, with the protein MLQNQEISKKEKYNIDKLQKRLRRNVGEAIADFNMIEDGDRIMVCLSGGKDSYTMLEILRNLQKSAPISFSLVAVNLDQKQPGFPEHILPEYLEQLGVEYKIVEENTYGIVKEKIPEGKTTCSLCSRLRRGILYRTATELGATKIALGHHRDDILQTLFLNMFYGGKMKGMPPKLMSDDGKHIVIRPLAYCREKDIERFSQAKGFPIIPCNLCGSQPNLQRQVIADMLRDWDKRYPGRIETMFSAMQNVVPSHLSDVNLFDFKGIKHGSEVVDGGDLAFDREEIPMQPAGWQPEEDDAQLDELRLNVVEVK; encoded by the coding sequence ATGCTGCAGAATCAAGAAATTAGCAAGAAAGAAAAATACAATATCGACAAATTGCAGAAGCGCCTGCGCCGTAACGTCGGCGAAGCAATCGCCGATTTTAATATGATTGAAGATGGCGACCGCATTATGGTTTGCCTCTCCGGCGGTAAAGACAGCTATACCATGCTGGAGATTTTGCGCAATCTGCAAAAAAGCGCCCCCATCTCTTTCTCGCTGGTAGCGGTCAACCTCGATCAAAAACAGCCGGGCTTTCCGGAGCATATTCTGCCGGAATATTTAGAGCAGTTGGGCGTTGAATATAAGATTGTTGAAGAAAATACCTACGGTATTGTTAAAGAGAAAATCCCGGAAGGCAAAACCACCTGCTCGCTCTGCTCACGTCTGCGTCGCGGCATTCTTTATCGCACCGCCACTGAGCTGGGTGCGACCAAAATCGCCCTTGGCCACCACCGTGACGACATTTTACAAACCCTGTTCCTGAACATGTTCTACGGCGGAAAGATGAAAGGTATGCCGCCGAAGCTGATGAGCGACGATGGTAAACATATCGTTATTCGTCCGCTGGCTTACTGCCGCGAAAAAGATATTGAACGTTTCTCTCAGGCGAAAGGTTTCCCGATTATTCCGTGCAACCTGTGCGGCTCGCAGCCAAACCTTCAGCGTCAGGTGATTGCCGATATGCTGCGCGACTGGGACAAACGCTATCCGGGACGCATCGAAACCATGTTCAGCGCGATGCAAAACGTGGTGCCTTCCCATCTTAGCGATGTAAACCTGTTCGACTTTAAAGGTATTAAACACGGCTCTGAAGTCGTTGACGGCGGCGACCTGGCCTTCGATCGCGAAGAGATCCCGATGCAGCCAGCCGGCTGGCAGCCCGAAGAGGATGACGCGCAGCTGGATGAACTGCGCCTGAACGTAGTCGAAGTAAAATAA
- the ompC gene encoding porin OmpC: MKRKVLALVIPALLAAGAAHSAEIYNKDGNKLDLYGKVDGLHYFSDDNNSDGDQTYVRFGFKGETQINDRITGYGQWEYNVQANNTESSGDQAWTRLAFAGLKFANYGSFDYGRNYGVLYDVEGWTDMLPEFGGDTYSKADNYMTGRANGVATYRNSDFFGLVNGLNFALQYQGKNENQSSHEYQEGTANSNGRNVKNANGDGFGISSSYDLGMGISAAAAYSSSDRTNEQTHASTAGGDKADAWTAGLKYDANSIYLATMYSETRNMTPYGNNSDTIANKTQNVEVTAQYQFDFGLRPAISYLQSKGKDLVMQGNAANPAGNTGDKDLVKYVDIGATYYFNRNMSTYVDYKINLLDDDDTFYKDNGISTDNVVALGLVYQF; the protein is encoded by the coding sequence ATGAAAAGAAAAGTACTGGCCCTCGTTATACCAGCATTATTAGCTGCTGGCGCTGCTCACTCCGCTGAGATTTATAATAAAGATGGCAATAAACTGGACCTCTATGGCAAAGTAGATGGCCTGCATTATTTCTCTGATGATAATAACTCTGATGGCGATCAGACTTATGTTCGCTTTGGTTTCAAAGGAGAAACCCAGATTAACGATCGCATAACCGGTTACGGTCAGTGGGAATATAACGTCCAGGCAAACAATACCGAAAGCTCAGGCGATCAGGCGTGGACCCGTCTGGCGTTTGCCGGCCTGAAATTCGCTAACTATGGTTCATTTGATTATGGTCGTAACTACGGCGTACTGTACGACGTTGAAGGCTGGACCGATATGCTGCCAGAGTTCGGCGGCGATACCTACAGCAAAGCGGATAACTATATGACCGGCCGCGCAAACGGCGTTGCCACCTACCGCAACAGCGATTTCTTCGGCCTGGTCAACGGCCTGAATTTTGCCCTGCAGTATCAGGGTAAAAATGAAAATCAGTCCAGCCACGAGTATCAGGAAGGCACCGCGAACAGCAATGGCCGTAACGTTAAAAACGCTAACGGTGACGGCTTCGGTATCTCCTCCTCTTACGATCTGGGCATGGGCATAAGCGCTGCGGCGGCCTATAGCTCTTCTGACCGAACCAATGAGCAGACCCACGCTTCTACGGCAGGAGGCGATAAAGCAGACGCATGGACTGCGGGTTTAAAATATGATGCCAACAGCATCTACCTGGCGACCATGTATTCTGAAACCCGCAATATGACCCCATATGGCAATAACAGCGATACTATCGCCAATAAAACACAAAACGTTGAAGTGACGGCGCAGTACCAGTTCGACTTCGGCCTCCGTCCGGCAATCTCTTATCTGCAGTCTAAAGGTAAGGATCTGGTTATGCAGGGCAATGCGGCTAATCCGGCAGGAAATACTGGCGATAAAGATCTGGTTAAATATGTCGACATTGGAGCAACTTATTACTTCAACCGCAATATGTCCACCTATGTTGATTACAAAATCAACCTGCTGGACGACGATGATACTTTCTACAAAGACAACGGCATATCTACAGATAATGTCGTAGCATTGGGCCTGGTGTATCAGTTCTGA
- a CDS encoding oxidoreductase, translating into MTNGKNINIALIGYGFVGKTFHAPLIQSVDGLNLAIVASRDEEKVKRDLPDVTVIASPEEAIRHPDIDLVVIASPNATHAPLARIALNAGKHVVVDKPFTLDMQEARELIALAEEKQRVLSVFHNRRWDSDYLGVKQVIEQGLIGKVKHFESHFDRFRPEVRVRWREQNVPGSGLWFDLGPHLIDQTLQLFGLPQSVQGNIATLREGAEINDWAHVVLNYPQHKVVLHCSMLVAGGVSRFTVHGDKGSVVKQRADQQESQLLAGVVPGSESWGYDDDSLVVFDTNLQSREIRTPKGDQRQYYIHVRDALTDKISNPVSPLEALAVMAVLEAAVKSAESGTTQTLALTEDELTALK; encoded by the coding sequence ATGACTAACGGTAAGAATATTAATATTGCCCTGATCGGCTACGGCTTCGTTGGCAAAACTTTCCATGCCCCGCTGATCCAGTCCGTCGACGGGCTAAATCTGGCGATTGTCGCCTCGCGCGATGAAGAGAAAGTAAAACGCGATCTGCCGGACGTCACCGTCATCGCATCGCCAGAAGAGGCCATTCGGCATCCCGATATCGATCTGGTGGTCATCGCCTCGCCTAACGCCACCCACGCTCCGCTTGCCCGCATAGCCTTAAACGCCGGTAAACATGTCGTTGTCGACAAACCATTTACCTTAGATATGCAGGAAGCCCGCGAACTGATTGCGCTTGCGGAAGAGAAACAGCGGGTGCTGTCAGTGTTCCATAACCGTCGCTGGGACAGCGATTACCTGGGAGTAAAGCAGGTTATCGAACAGGGACTCATCGGCAAGGTTAAACATTTCGAGTCACATTTCGACCGATTCCGTCCGGAAGTGCGCGTCCGCTGGCGGGAGCAGAACGTACCGGGCAGCGGCCTGTGGTTTGATTTGGGTCCGCATCTGATCGACCAGACACTGCAGCTGTTCGGTCTGCCGCAGTCGGTGCAGGGAAATATTGCGACCCTGCGTGAAGGAGCGGAAATCAACGACTGGGCGCACGTGGTCCTGAACTACCCCCAGCATAAAGTGGTTCTGCACTGCAGTATGCTGGTGGCGGGTGGCGTATCGCGCTTCACCGTCCATGGCGATAAAGGCAGCGTAGTCAAACAACGCGCCGACCAGCAGGAGAGCCAGCTGCTGGCGGGCGTGGTGCCGGGCAGCGAAAGCTGGGGCTACGATGATGATAGCCTGGTGGTATTTGATACCAATCTACAGTCTCGCGAAATCCGCACGCCAAAAGGCGATCAGCGCCAGTACTACATTCACGTTCGCGATGCGCTAACCGACAAAATCAGCAACCCGGTGTCGCCATTAGAGGCGCTGGCCGTGATGGCGGTGCTGGAAGCTGCGGTGAAATCGGCCGAAAGCGGAACGACGCAAACTTTAGCGCTGACCGAAGATGAACTGACGGCCCTGAAATAA
- the dbpA gene encoding ATP-dependent RNA helicase DbpA, producing MTAFSTLNALPAAQLTNLNELGYLAMTPVQVAALPAILAGKDVRVQAKTGSGKTAAFGLGLLQHVDASLFQTQSLVLCPTRELADQVAGELRRLARFLPNIKILTLCGGQPFGAQRDSLQHAPHIIVATPGRLLDHLQKGTVSLDALQTLVMDEADRMLDMGFSDAIDEVIRFAPASRQTLLFSATWPEAIAAISGRVQNHPQTIEIDAVDALPAIEQQFFETSQHGKIALLQKLLSQHQPASCVVFCNTKKDCQAVCDSLNAAGQSALSLHGDLEQRDRDQTLVRFANGSSRVLVATDVAARGLDIKSLELVVNYELAWDPEVHVHRIGRTARAGESGLAISLCAPEEAQRANILAEMLQIKLNWVSGPTSGAIAPLQAEMVTLCIDGGKKAKMRAGDVLGALTGDIGLNGADIGKINVHPAHVYVAVRQGVAHKAFKQLQNGKIKGKACRVRLLK from the coding sequence GTGACCGCTTTTTCAACTCTGAATGCTTTGCCTGCCGCCCAGCTAACCAACCTGAATGAACTCGGATATCTTGCGATGACCCCCGTTCAGGTGGCGGCTTTGCCCGCTATTCTTGCGGGTAAAGATGTACGCGTGCAGGCAAAAACCGGCAGCGGTAAAACGGCGGCATTTGGCCTCGGGCTACTTCAGCACGTTGATGCCTCACTGTTCCAGACCCAGTCGCTGGTATTGTGTCCGACGCGCGAGCTGGCGGATCAGGTCGCGGGTGAGCTGCGTCGCCTGGCGCGCTTCCTGCCGAACATTAAAATCTTAACCCTGTGCGGCGGCCAGCCTTTTGGCGCTCAGCGCGACTCGTTACAGCACGCGCCGCATATTATCGTCGCGACGCCGGGGCGTTTGCTCGATCACCTGCAAAAGGGCACGGTATCGCTGGATGCTCTGCAAACTCTGGTGATGGACGAAGCAGACCGCATGCTGGATATGGGATTCAGCGACGCCATTGATGAAGTGATCCGTTTTGCGCCGGCTTCGCGCCAGACGCTGCTGTTTTCCGCCACCTGGCCGGAAGCGATAGCGGCGATTAGCGGCCGGGTACAGAACCATCCGCAGACCATTGAAATTGATGCCGTTGATGCGCTACCGGCTATCGAACAGCAGTTTTTTGAAACCTCGCAGCATGGCAAAATCGCGCTGCTGCAAAAGTTGCTGAGTCAGCATCAACCCGCTTCCTGCGTGGTGTTCTGCAATACTAAAAAGGATTGTCAGGCCGTCTGCGATTCTCTGAACGCCGCCGGGCAGAGTGCTCTATCGCTGCATGGCGATCTTGAACAGCGCGATCGCGACCAGACGCTGGTGCGTTTTGCTAACGGCAGCTCGCGGGTGCTGGTGGCGACAGACGTTGCCGCTCGTGGGTTAGATATTAAGTCGCTGGAGCTGGTGGTGAACTATGAACTGGCCTGGGATCCTGAAGTTCACGTACACCGTATTGGCCGTACCGCGCGCGCTGGCGAAAGCGGTCTGGCGATCAGCCTCTGCGCGCCGGAAGAGGCGCAGCGTGCGAATATTCTCGCTGAGATGCTGCAAATAAAGCTGAACTGGGTCAGCGGGCCGACGTCTGGCGCCATTGCGCCGCTACAGGCAGAAATGGTCACCCTGTGTATTGATGGCGGTAAAAAGGCCAAGATGCGCGCGGGCGATGTGCTGGGGGCGTTAACTGGAGATATTGGTCTTAATGGCGCGGACATCGGCAAGATCAATGTCCATCCGGCGCATGTCTACGTCGCCGTTCGTCAGGGCGTGGCGCATAAAGCGTTTAAGCAGCTGCAAAACGGGAAAATTAAAGGTAAAGCCTGCCGGGTTCGTTTGCTGAAATAA
- the uspF gene encoding universal stress protein UspF: MNRMILVPIDISDTELTERVIKHVESEARIDDAEVHFLTVIPSLPYYASLGMAYTAELPAMDDLKAESESRLKEIVSKFTIPEDRIHLHVSEGSPKDKILAMAKSLPADLVIISSHRPDITTYLLGSNAAAVVRHAECSVLVVR; this comes from the coding sequence ATGAACAGAATGATTCTTGTGCCCATCGATATTTCCGATACAGAATTAACTGAACGCGTTATCAAGCACGTTGAATCTGAAGCCAGAATCGATGATGCCGAGGTGCATTTCCTGACCGTCATTCCCTCCCTTCCCTATTACGCTTCGCTGGGAATGGCCTACACCGCAGAGCTACCGGCGATGGATGACCTGAAAGCCGAATCGGAGTCGCGGCTGAAAGAGATTGTGAGCAAGTTTACTATTCCTGAAGACCGTATCCATCTTCACGTTTCAGAGGGCTCGCCGAAAGACAAAATTCTCGCAATGGCGAAGTCTCTCCCCGCCGATCTGGTGATTATTTCTTCGCACCGTCCCGATATCACCACCTATCTGCTGGGCTCTAACGCCGCCGCAGTTGTCCGCCATGCGGAATGTTCGGTGCTGGTCGTGCGCTAA
- the umuC gene encoding translesion error-prone DNA polymerase V subunit UmuC, whose protein sequence is MFALVDVNSFYASCETVFRPDLRGRPVVVLSNNDGCVIARNHEAKLLDIPMGTPYFKVKSQFARHQVAVFSSNYALYGDMSNRVMTLLEELTPAVYQYSIDEAFVNLSGIHRSEELEAFGRHVRSTLLQCTGLTVGVGIGPTKTLAKLANYAAKRWPKFEGVVDLSIPVRQKKLLEKVAVGEIWGVGRRIAKKLNEMGITTALELAGTPTSLIRKHFSVVMERTVRELRGEACLELEEYMPTKQQIICSRSFSQKVSEYGPMREAICSHAVRASEKLRAEHQYCRYVSAFVKTSPFVGNETYYGNDAGTKILIPTQDSRDIVAAAVKCLDTIWREGYRYQKCGVMLGDFFSQGVAQLSLFDDYRPRANSERLMTVLDTVNRREKGQLWFAGQGIERRWEMKRHMLSPAYTTRFSDLLRVKL, encoded by the coding sequence ATGTTTGCCCTGGTGGATGTGAATTCATTTTATGCCAGCTGTGAAACGGTTTTCCGTCCTGATTTACGTGGACGTCCCGTCGTGGTGTTAAGCAACAACGACGGCTGCGTGATTGCCCGAAATCACGAGGCTAAACTGCTGGATATCCCCATGGGCACGCCGTACTTCAAAGTGAAATCACAGTTTGCGCGCCATCAGGTGGCGGTATTTAGCAGCAACTACGCTCTTTATGGCGATATGTCTAATCGTGTAATGACGCTTCTCGAAGAGCTGACCCCGGCGGTTTATCAATATTCCATTGATGAAGCGTTCGTGAATCTGAGCGGGATCCATCGTTCTGAAGAGCTTGAGGCCTTTGGTCGTCATGTGCGCAGCACATTATTGCAGTGTACCGGCCTGACGGTGGGGGTAGGGATCGGGCCAACGAAAACGCTGGCTAAGCTGGCTAACTACGCGGCAAAAAGATGGCCGAAATTCGAGGGCGTTGTCGATCTCTCTATACCGGTCCGGCAGAAGAAACTGCTGGAGAAAGTTGCCGTCGGTGAAATCTGGGGAGTGGGGCGACGTATTGCGAAAAAGCTCAACGAGATGGGGATTACAACGGCTCTTGAACTTGCCGGGACGCCCACTTCGCTGATCAGAAAACATTTCAGCGTGGTGATGGAGCGCACCGTGCGGGAGCTGCGCGGCGAGGCCTGTCTTGAGCTGGAAGAGTATATGCCGACGAAACAGCAAATCATCTGCTCGCGCTCATTTAGCCAGAAGGTCAGCGAATACGGGCCGATGCGTGAAGCAATATGCAGCCATGCGGTTCGCGCCTCGGAGAAACTGCGCGCGGAGCACCAGTACTGCCGCTATGTATCCGCCTTTGTTAAAACCAGCCCCTTTGTGGGTAATGAAACCTATTACGGCAATGATGCCGGTACGAAAATACTTATTCCGACGCAGGATAGCCGGGATATTGTCGCTGCGGCGGTAAAATGCCTGGATACCATCTGGCGGGAGGGATACCGATATCAAAAGTGCGGCGTGATGCTGGGGGATTTCTTCAGCCAGGGAGTGGCTCAGCTAAGCCTGTTTGACGATTATCGCCCGCGAGCGAATAGCGAACGACTTATGACGGTCCTTGATACCGTTAACCGGCGGGAAAAAGGCCAGCTCTGGTTTGCCGGACAGGGGATAGAACGTCGCTGGGAGATGAAACGGCATATGCTGTCGCCAGCCTACACCACCCGGTTCAGTGATTTACTACGGGTGAAACTGTAG
- a CDS encoding KTSC domain-containing protein, which yields MHHHPVKSSRITSVAYDESSGILEIRFRDNKTLQYIGVPARIFRDFLQVVSKGRFYDGVIKGKFTERRRA from the coding sequence ATGCACCATCATCCTGTTAAATCATCCCGAATCACCTCCGTCGCCTACGATGAATCCTCCGGCATTCTTGAAATTCGCTTTCGCGATAACAAAACGCTGCAATATATCGGCGTTCCGGCGCGTATTTTCCGCGATTTTCTACAAGTTGTTTCGAAAGGCCGTTTTTACGATGGCGTTATTAAAGGTAAATTTACCGAACGCCGCCGCGCCTGA